In Nitrosococcus oceani ATCC 19707, the following proteins share a genomic window:
- the secA gene encoding preprotein translocase subunit SecA, with protein sequence MVTNLLSKVFGSRNDRLLRSVNKVVAQINALEQEFAALSDGQLQAKTDQFRDRLAADESLDELIPEAFAVVREAGKRVLGMRHFDVQLLGGIVLHDGKIAEMRTGEGKTLVATAAAYLNALPGKGVHVVTVNDYLAQRDAQWMGPLYQFLGLSTGIIASNMDPGARKAAYMADITYGTNNEFGFDYLRDNMAFSLEEKVQRELHYAIVDEVDSILIDEARTPLIISGAAEQSSELYRQINVFMPRLKKQEREDGPGDYTVDEKARQVYLTEAGHEHAEQVMLESGLMQEGESLYDAANIGLMHHFNAALRAHVLFHKDVDYIVKDDQVVIVDEFTGRTMPGRRWSEGLHQAVEAKEGVSIQSENQTLASITFQNYFRLYEKLAGMTGTADTEAYEFQQIYGLEVVVIPTHLPMVRVDHGDQVYLTAEEKYQAIIEDIKDCHTRGQPVLVGTASIETSEHLSGLLKKEKVEHRVLNAKFHEKEAEIIAQAGRPGTVTIATNMAGRGTDIVLGGSLDAELATLGENADKAKKEEIRRRWQEGHDQVVAAGGLHIIGTERHESRRIDNQLRGRSGRQGDPGSTRFYLSLEDNLMRIFASERISGLMQRLGMEEGEAIEHPWVTRAIENAQRKVEGHNFDIRKQLLEFDDVANDQRTVIYQQRNELMAAEDVSDMVQSIRQGVIHSLVSQYIPPGSIDEQWDIPGLQEGLASEFGLEVDIAGWLEADEGLHEETLRERIMEAMEGAYGEKETLVGPQVMRHFEKAAMLQVLDSQWKEHLAMMDHLRQGIHLRGYAQKNPKQEFKREAFELFQEMLERIKHDVIALLSKVQVRTEADVEAVEHQRRAASAVEYQHAAASTMADSSGDVKSSTAESKAPYVRDGRKVGRNEPCPCGSGKKYKHCHGKLN encoded by the coding sequence ATGGTCACTAATTTACTCAGCAAGGTATTTGGCAGCCGCAATGATCGCTTGTTGCGGAGCGTGAATAAAGTCGTGGCGCAAATTAATGCTTTGGAGCAGGAATTTGCAGCGCTTAGCGATGGGCAGTTACAGGCTAAAACCGACCAGTTCCGGGATCGGCTTGCCGCAGATGAAAGTTTAGATGAACTCATACCCGAAGCCTTTGCCGTGGTCCGGGAAGCGGGTAAGCGGGTTCTTGGCATGCGCCACTTTGATGTTCAACTTTTGGGCGGTATCGTGCTCCACGATGGCAAGATTGCTGAGATGCGTACGGGGGAGGGTAAAACTTTGGTGGCCACCGCAGCTGCTTACCTCAACGCTTTGCCTGGTAAAGGGGTCCATGTGGTGACGGTTAATGACTATCTGGCCCAGCGTGATGCTCAATGGATGGGACCGCTTTACCAGTTCCTGGGCCTTTCTACGGGGATTATCGCTTCCAATATGGATCCTGGTGCTCGAAAAGCCGCCTACATGGCGGATATTACGTATGGCACCAATAATGAATTTGGCTTTGATTACTTACGCGACAACATGGCCTTTAGTTTGGAAGAAAAGGTACAACGGGAACTGCACTATGCCATTGTGGATGAAGTCGACTCTATCTTGATTGACGAGGCCCGTACTCCCTTGATTATCTCCGGCGCCGCAGAGCAGAGTTCCGAACTTTATCGGCAAATCAACGTCTTTATGCCCCGTTTAAAGAAGCAAGAGAGGGAAGATGGGCCGGGTGATTACACGGTGGATGAGAAAGCGCGCCAAGTATATTTGACCGAAGCGGGACATGAGCACGCGGAGCAGGTTATGCTCGAGTCGGGCTTAATGCAAGAAGGAGAAAGCCTCTATGATGCCGCCAATATTGGCTTGATGCATCATTTTAACGCGGCCTTGCGGGCCCATGTGCTTTTCCATAAGGACGTCGACTATATCGTTAAGGACGATCAGGTGGTGATCGTGGATGAGTTTACGGGCCGCACCATGCCTGGCCGAAGGTGGTCGGAGGGGCTTCATCAAGCGGTGGAAGCCAAGGAGGGGGTGTCCATCCAAAGCGAAAACCAGACTTTGGCCTCTATTACCTTCCAAAACTATTTTCGTCTCTACGAGAAATTAGCGGGGATGACGGGGACGGCGGATACTGAGGCTTATGAATTCCAACAGATTTATGGCTTAGAAGTCGTGGTCATTCCTACTCACCTTCCCATGGTCCGGGTTGACCATGGGGACCAGGTCTATTTGACCGCGGAAGAAAAATACCAGGCCATTATTGAAGATATCAAGGATTGCCACACCCGGGGCCAGCCTGTGCTGGTGGGGACTGCTTCCATTGAGACCTCCGAGCATCTCTCGGGGCTGCTTAAAAAAGAAAAAGTTGAACACCGAGTGCTCAATGCTAAATTTCATGAGAAGGAGGCTGAGATCATTGCTCAGGCTGGCCGGCCCGGCACGGTTACTATTGCGACAAACATGGCCGGCCGCGGTACCGACATTGTGCTTGGCGGTAGCTTGGATGCGGAATTAGCGACCCTAGGCGAGAATGCGGATAAGGCGAAAAAAGAAGAAATACGGCGCCGGTGGCAAGAAGGTCATGACCAGGTTGTGGCAGCTGGAGGACTGCATATCATTGGTACTGAACGCCATGAATCACGACGTATTGACAATCAGCTTCGGGGACGGTCCGGGCGCCAGGGAGATCCGGGTTCCACTCGTTTTTACTTATCCTTGGAAGACAACCTGATGCGCATTTTTGCCTCGGAACGAATTTCGGGCCTGATGCAAAGGTTAGGTATGGAAGAAGGGGAGGCTATTGAACATCCGTGGGTCACCCGTGCTATCGAAAATGCCCAGCGTAAAGTTGAGGGTCACAACTTCGATATCCGCAAGCAATTGCTAGAGTTTGATGATGTGGCCAATGATCAACGTACGGTGATCTATCAGCAGCGTAATGAATTGATGGCGGCAGAGGATGTTTCGGACATGGTCCAAAGCATTCGCCAGGGCGTAATTCACTCTCTAGTCAGCCAATACATTCCCCCGGGGAGTATTGACGAACAATGGGATATTCCGGGATTACAGGAAGGGCTGGCGAGTGAATTCGGTCTTGAGGTGGATATTGCTGGTTGGCTGGAAGCCGATGAAGGTCTCCACGAGGAGACCTTGCGGGAACGTATTATGGAAGCGATGGAAGGCGCTTATGGAGAAAAAGAGACCTTGGTTGGTCCCCAAGTGATGCGCCATTTTGAGAAAGCAGCCATGCTACAGGTATTGGATTCCCAATGGAAGGAACATCTTGCAATGATGGACCACTTACGCCAGGGTATTCATCTGCGCGGTTATGCCCAAAAGAATCCCAAACAGGAGTTCAAGCGAGAGGCTTTCGAATTATTTCAAGAGATGTTGGAGCGGATTAAGCATGATGTCATTGCGCTCCTTTCCAAGGTGCAGGTGCGTACCGAGGCCGATGTGGAGGCGGTGGAGCATCAACGCCGCGCTGCCAGCGCGGTAGAATACCAGCATGCAGCGGCAAGTACGATGGCGGATAGTTCTGGCGATGTAAAATCCTCGACTGCTGAATCCAAGGCGCCTTATGTCAGGGATGGTCGGAAAGTAGGTCGTAATGAGCCTTGTCCCTGTGGTTCAGGAAAGAAATACAAGCATTGCCACGGTAAATTGAATTGA
- a CDS encoding M23 family metallopeptidase, whose amino-acid sequence MRTQFTVQQESLAQMQVLTKDWQARLERQQAMLAATTKQAEEGLGVLAQRLGYLQANVIRLNALGQRLIVYADLEQGEFDFTHPPAMGGPESRIGEIPKLSDFLATMEQLAQEITDRQQQLRLLETMLLEWDIQQAALPAGRPLHQGWLSSKYGYRTDPFNGRREFHNGVDFAGKAGTKILAVAAGIVTWVGKRSGYGRMVEINHGNGYVTRYAHNRKNLVQVGEHIVKGQVIALMGSSGRSTGPHVHLEVLHEGRTVDPLQFVRAVEDS is encoded by the coding sequence ATGAGAACCCAATTTACTGTACAGCAGGAATCTCTTGCCCAAATGCAGGTGCTGACTAAGGATTGGCAGGCGAGATTGGAGCGGCAGCAGGCAATGTTAGCAGCGACAACGAAGCAAGCTGAAGAAGGGCTTGGTGTTCTTGCTCAGCGGCTCGGATACCTCCAAGCGAATGTGATTCGCCTGAATGCCCTGGGACAGCGTCTCATTGTATATGCGGATTTGGAGCAAGGAGAATTCGATTTCACTCATCCGCCCGCTATGGGCGGGCCAGAATCTCGCATAGGGGAAATACCGAAACTGAGCGATTTCTTGGCAACCATGGAGCAATTAGCACAAGAAATCACTGATCGCCAGCAACAACTGCGGCTACTAGAGACCATGTTGCTAGAATGGGATATACAGCAAGCGGCTTTGCCGGCGGGCCGTCCTTTGCACCAGGGTTGGCTTTCTTCTAAGTACGGGTATCGGACTGATCCCTTTAATGGTCGAAGGGAGTTTCACAATGGGGTGGATTTTGCCGGCAAAGCAGGCACCAAAATTTTAGCCGTAGCCGCGGGTATTGTAACTTGGGTAGGGAAACGTTCAGGATATGGAAGGATGGTTGAAATTAACCATGGCAATGGTTATGTGACCCGTTATGCCCATAATCGGAAGAATTTAGTACAAGTAGGTGAACATATTGTCAAAGGGCAGGTTATTGCTTTAATGGGGTCCAGCGGCCGCTCAACGGGGCCTCATGTCCACCTTGAAGTTTTACATGAGGGACGCACGGTAGATCCTCTCCAATTTGTCAGGGCAGTGGAAGATAGCTAA
- a CDS encoding DUF721 domain-containing protein, with product MRVTPSINKVLKTTEGNLQRLLTRAKTLQRLTFEVRQCLPQALSSHCLVANIRDNRLIMHTDTPAQANLLRYYMPNIIKHLQQRQEFRNLRRVVVKVRPPTPLLPSSQKQRPALSHENAVLLRNIARGMKNSHLKAAFLRLSLRSKE from the coding sequence ATGCGAGTTACCCCATCCATTAACAAGGTACTTAAGACCACCGAAGGGAACTTGCAACGCCTGCTTACCCGAGCCAAAACCTTACAGCGGTTGACCTTTGAAGTTCGTCAATGCCTGCCGCAAGCCCTATCCTCCCATTGCTTAGTCGCTAACATTCGGGATAACCGCCTCATTATGCATACCGATACCCCAGCCCAAGCCAACCTTCTACGTTATTACATGCCTAATATTATCAAGCACCTACAGCAGCGTCAGGAATTTCGCAACCTTCGCAGAGTAGTAGTAAAAGTGCGCCCTCCCACTCCTCTTTTACCTTCTTCTCAAAAGCAGCGTCCTGCCCTTTCCCATGAGAACGCGGTTTTGCTCCGTAATATAGCGAGAGGAATGAAAAACTCTCACCTCAAAGCAGCCTTTTTACGCTTATCCTTAAGGTCTAAAGAATAA
- the lpxC gene encoding UDP-3-O-acyl-N-acetylglucosamine deacetylase gives MIKQRTLKNVIRATGVGLHTGDIVYLTLRPAAVDTGIVFRRVDLDPPVEIKAREENVGDTTLSSTLVKEGVRIATVEHLLSAFAGLGIDNAYVDLNASEVPIMDGSAGPFVFLIQSAGIVQQEAPKRFILIKKTLLMEEEGKWARFEPFDGFKVSFVIDFDHPAFKGRPQGVEIDFSSTSFVKEVSRARTFGFMKDIERLREANLALGGSLNNAVVVDDYRVINEDGLRYEDEFARHKILDAIGDLYLLGHTLIGAFSGYKSGHALNNKLLCALMADKSAWEIVTFEDDETAAPILFTRPLTAA, from the coding sequence ATGATAAAACAACGTACACTTAAAAATGTCATCCGCGCTACTGGGGTAGGATTGCATACTGGGGATATTGTTTATCTCACGTTAAGGCCGGCAGCAGTGGATACCGGTATCGTCTTCCGTAGAGTTGATTTAGATCCCCCTGTGGAAATAAAAGCCAGGGAAGAGAATGTGGGAGATACCACGCTTTCTTCCACCCTCGTCAAGGAAGGGGTACGCATTGCTACTGTGGAGCATTTGCTATCGGCTTTTGCTGGCTTGGGCATTGACAATGCTTATGTGGATTTGAATGCTTCTGAAGTTCCTATCATGGATGGAAGTGCGGGTCCTTTTGTTTTTTTGATACAGTCTGCGGGAATAGTCCAGCAAGAGGCGCCCAAGCGCTTTATACTGATAAAAAAAACGTTGCTCATGGAGGAAGAGGGTAAGTGGGCCCGTTTTGAGCCTTTTGACGGCTTCAAAGTTTCCTTTGTCATTGATTTCGATCACCCGGCATTCAAGGGTCGACCGCAAGGGGTTGAAATTGACTTTTCTTCTACTTCCTTTGTGAAGGAGGTGAGTCGTGCCCGAACTTTTGGCTTTATGAAAGACATCGAGCGCTTGCGAGAAGCTAATCTGGCGTTAGGAGGTAGCCTGAACAACGCGGTAGTGGTGGATGATTATCGGGTGATTAACGAAGATGGTTTGCGTTATGAGGATGAATTTGCCCGTCACAAGATTTTAGATGCCATTGGCGATCTTTACTTGCTTGGCCATACCCTCATCGGCGCCTTTAGCGGTTATAAATCGGGCCATGCCTTAAATAATAAATTACTGTGTGCCCTCATGGCAGATAAATCTGCTTGGGAAATCGTCACCTTTGAAGATGACGAGACCGCAGCTCCTATCCTTTTTACCCGCCCTTTAACGGCAGCATAA
- the ftsZ gene encoding cell division protein FtsZ, whose amino-acid sequence MFELMDSYTQSAVIKVIGVGGGGGNAIRHMVDAKIEGVDFIVANTDAQALKDCAANTVLQLGNNITKGLGAGADPEIGRQAALEDRERIMEVVSGADMVFITAGMGGGTGTGGVPVVAQVTKELGVLTVAVVTRPFSFEGRKRAAIADEGIKELTQYVDSLITIPNEKLMPVLGKSISLLNAFKAANDVLLGAVQGIAELITRPGLINVDFADVRTVMAEMGMAMMGSGSATGEERARLAAEAAVASPLLEDISLKGARGVLVNITGGPSMSIGEFEEVGSTVKEYAADNATVVVGTVIDPGLENELRVTVVATGLGQPETQTKAPISLAQISSQQSEPEEPIDYHTLDKPTVIRHGSSRDPVTTSSDSSMDYLDVPAFLRRQAD is encoded by the coding sequence ATGTTTGAATTGATGGATTCATATACTCAAAGTGCGGTGATCAAGGTCATTGGCGTCGGTGGGGGGGGCGGCAACGCCATTCGGCATATGGTGGACGCCAAAATAGAAGGAGTCGATTTCATCGTCGCCAATACGGACGCGCAAGCCCTGAAAGATTGTGCTGCCAATACCGTGTTGCAACTAGGAAACAATATTACCAAAGGGTTAGGGGCCGGGGCTGATCCAGAAATTGGCCGCCAAGCTGCTCTGGAGGATAGGGAGCGGATCATGGAAGTGGTGAGCGGTGCGGATATGGTGTTTATTACTGCCGGTATGGGTGGTGGTACTGGAACAGGCGGTGTTCCCGTGGTGGCCCAAGTCACTAAGGAACTCGGGGTTTTGACTGTTGCCGTGGTGACTCGGCCTTTTTCCTTTGAGGGGCGCAAGCGGGCAGCCATCGCCGATGAAGGAATTAAGGAGCTAACCCAGTATGTCGATTCTTTGATCACCATACCGAATGAAAAATTGATGCCGGTGCTGGGTAAAAGTATTAGTCTGTTAAATGCTTTTAAGGCGGCTAATGATGTTTTGCTCGGTGCAGTGCAGGGAATCGCGGAACTCATTACCCGACCTGGCTTGATTAATGTGGATTTTGCCGATGTTCGCACAGTCATGGCGGAAATGGGAATGGCCATGATGGGCTCTGGCAGCGCCACGGGGGAGGAGCGGGCCCGTTTGGCGGCCGAGGCGGCGGTAGCAAGTCCCTTGCTGGAAGATATCAGCCTAAAAGGTGCTCGCGGGGTGCTGGTCAATATCACGGGGGGGCCGAGTATGTCTATCGGCGAATTCGAGGAGGTCGGAAGCACAGTTAAAGAATATGCTGCAGATAATGCGACCGTCGTGGTGGGTACCGTGATTGACCCCGGCCTGGAAAATGAACTGCGGGTTACGGTTGTTGCTACCGGACTAGGACAGCCGGAGACCCAAACGAAAGCGCCCATCAGTCTTGCGCAGATTTCTTCTCAACAGTCTGAACCTGAAGAACCTATCGATTATCATACGCTGGATAAGCCTACGGTTATCCGCCATGGTTCATCGCGAGATCCAGTCACAACGAGCAGTGATTCCAGCATGGATTATTTGGATGTTCCAGCATTTTTGCGCCGACAGGCCGATTGA
- the ftsA gene encoding cell division protein FtsA, which produces MSKRSDKNFIVGLDIGTSKIAAIVAETHPEGEIEVVGIGSHPSRGLKKGVVVNIDSTVQSIQRAVEEAESMAGCQIYSVFTGIAGSHIRSQNSDGVVPIRDKEVTTEDVERVIDSARAVAIPADQKILHVLPQEFIIDSQEGIRDPVGMSGVRLEAKVHLVFGAVSAAQNIIKCIRRCGLEADDIILQQLASSYSVLTDDEQELGVCLVDIGGGTTDIAVFVGGAIRHTAVIPIAGDQVTNDIAVALRTPTQHADDIKLRYACALTQLTHPDEHIEVPSVGDRPPRRLSRQALAGVIEPRYRELLELVMEELQRSGYEELLGAGVVLTGGSAKMEGVMELAEEVFHTPVRLGIPQHMAGLPDVVRNPVHATGIGLLLFGHHHPYTPGLGGRPLRSVRGVWDRMRGWFQGNF; this is translated from the coding sequence ATGTCTAAGCGTAGCGATAAGAATTTTATTGTAGGTCTAGATATCGGTACCTCTAAGATAGCCGCCATTGTGGCTGAAACTCACCCTGAAGGTGAGATTGAAGTAGTAGGCATTGGTTCTCATCCCTCCCGTGGATTGAAAAAAGGTGTGGTAGTGAATATCGACTCCACGGTTCAGTCTATTCAGCGGGCAGTGGAGGAGGCGGAATCGATGGCGGGTTGCCAGATTTACTCGGTGTTTACCGGCATCGCCGGTAGCCATATTCGTAGTCAAAATTCCGACGGAGTTGTACCCATTCGTGACAAGGAGGTGACTACGGAAGATGTGGAACGGGTAATAGATTCCGCCCGCGCGGTTGCCATTCCTGCGGATCAGAAAATTCTTCATGTATTGCCCCAGGAATTTATTATTGATAGCCAAGAGGGGATACGAGATCCGGTCGGTATGTCGGGGGTTCGTCTAGAGGCCAAGGTGCATTTGGTGTTTGGCGCCGTTAGCGCTGCCCAGAATATTATTAAGTGTATCCGCCGGTGTGGGCTGGAAGCGGATGATATTATCTTGCAGCAGCTAGCTTCAAGTTACTCGGTCCTTACCGATGATGAGCAGGAGCTGGGCGTGTGTTTAGTAGATATCGGTGGCGGGACCACGGATATTGCGGTGTTCGTGGGCGGGGCGATTCGTCACACCGCGGTAATTCCGATTGCGGGCGATCAGGTCACTAATGATATTGCCGTGGCTTTGAGAACTCCGACTCAGCATGCCGACGATATTAAGCTGAGATACGCCTGTGCCTTGACTCAATTGACTCATCCTGATGAACACATTGAGGTTCCCAGCGTCGGCGATCGGCCGCCACGGCGATTATCGCGCCAGGCGCTAGCTGGGGTCATCGAGCCCCGTTACCGGGAGCTGCTGGAGCTTGTTATGGAAGAGTTGCAGCGGAGCGGGTATGAGGAATTGCTGGGGGCGGGGGTCGTATTAACAGGGGGTAGCGCCAAAATGGAAGGGGTGATGGAGTTGGCGGAGGAAGTTTTTCACACGCCGGTACGACTCGGTATACCCCAACATATGGCTGGCTTGCCTGATGTGGTGAGGAACCCGGTACATGCTACCGGCATAGGGCTTTTGCTTTTCGGGCATCATCATCCTTACACACCGGGTTTAGGAGGTCGGCCGCTGAGAAGCGTTCGGGGGGTATGGGATAGGATGCGGGGATGGTTTCAGGGGAATTTTTAA
- a CDS encoding cell division protein FtsQ/DivIB, whose translation MARRKKNRRVQRGASRSQPPRAFPWWTIGQGLLTLSLVGVVVWGINHLADPETLPLRQVNIKGQFKYVTQQKLHKVTAGYVKGGFFNVNLKTIRTVVEELPWVAQVNVRRVWPDALQIEVQEKIPLARWGKDALISIEGEIFTPPEASFPQGLPKLQGPPDSERLLVSRLEKIQAQLNSLGLRVVQLTMGERRDWHVVFEDGMELILGRAHSKQRLTRFQQIYAHLLRLHREDIKRVDMRYTNGFAITWHGNTAPAWVREAAFDV comes from the coding sequence ATGGCACGTAGGAAAAAAAACCGCCGAGTACAGCGTGGGGCGAGTCGTTCTCAGCCTCCCCGCGCCTTCCCATGGTGGACGATTGGCCAAGGTTTGTTGACATTATCTCTTGTAGGGGTAGTTGTGTGGGGAATTAACCATCTCGCCGACCCCGAAACTTTGCCCCTGCGTCAGGTGAACATCAAGGGGCAGTTTAAGTATGTGACTCAACAAAAATTGCATAAGGTAACGGCTGGTTACGTAAAAGGTGGTTTTTTTAACGTGAATCTGAAGACGATACGGACGGTAGTGGAGGAATTACCCTGGGTAGCTCAAGTAAATGTACGCCGGGTTTGGCCTGATGCCTTACAGATTGAAGTTCAAGAGAAAATACCCCTGGCGCGCTGGGGTAAAGATGCCTTAATCAGTATTGAAGGCGAGATTTTCACCCCGCCTGAGGCGAGTTTTCCTCAGGGGTTGCCAAAATTACAAGGTCCTCCGGACAGTGAACGATTGTTAGTTAGCCGTTTAGAGAAAATACAGGCGCAATTGAATTCTCTTGGGCTGCGGGTGGTTCAGCTCACCATGGGAGAACGGCGGGATTGGCATGTGGTTTTCGAAGACGGTATGGAATTGATTTTGGGGCGGGCTCACAGCAAGCAACGTCTAACCCGATTTCAGCAAATCTATGCCCACTTGTTGCGATTACATCGAGAGGATATAAAGCGAGTGGATATGCGCTATACGAATGGTTTTGCAATCACCTGGCACGGCAATACAGCACCCGCATGGGTTCGTGAGGCGGCATTCGATGTCTAA
- a CDS encoding D-alanine--D-alanine ligase, with protein sequence MIGRVDVKAWGKVVVLMGGYSAEREISLKSGTAVLQSLLRQGIEAHGIDVDKGVLTQLSKGQFTRAFIALHGRGGEDGVIQGVLETLNLPYTGSGVLGSALTMDKLRSKRLWRGMDLPTADFSVLTRDTNPALIAADLGLPLIVKPAREGSSLGMMKVESIEALQSAYREAVIFDTAVFAERWLPGAEYTAAILADRVLPLIRLETPRVFYDFEAKYHANTTRYFCPCGLSEKQEQDLQALALEAFQALGASGWGRVDLRCDEKAHPYLLEINTVPGMTDHSLVPMAAQAAGIEFDEMVLQILASSLERRMFQDGT encoded by the coding sequence ATGATAGGGAGGGTGGATGTCAAAGCCTGGGGCAAGGTTGTGGTGTTGATGGGTGGCTATTCTGCGGAGCGAGAGATTTCTCTTAAAAGCGGTACCGCCGTCCTTCAATCTCTCCTAAGGCAGGGAATTGAAGCCCATGGAATTGATGTGGATAAAGGAGTGTTAACGCAGCTTTCAAAAGGGCAGTTTACCCGGGCCTTTATAGCTCTGCACGGACGCGGGGGAGAGGATGGTGTTATTCAGGGAGTTTTGGAAACTTTAAACTTGCCCTATACCGGCAGTGGGGTATTGGGGTCTGCCCTGACCATGGATAAGCTGCGTAGTAAGCGGCTTTGGCGGGGAATGGATTTGCCTACCGCAGATTTTTCTGTGCTCACCAGGGATACAAATCCAGCTTTAATTGCGGCTGACCTAGGTTTACCCCTTATTGTGAAACCGGCGCGGGAAGGTTCAAGCTTGGGGATGATGAAAGTAGAAAGCATTGAGGCGTTGCAATCTGCTTATAGAGAAGCGGTGATTTTTGATACAGCGGTATTTGCCGAGCGGTGGCTACCAGGGGCGGAGTATACCGCTGCTATTCTTGCGGACCGAGTCTTGCCGCTCATTCGTTTGGAGACGCCCCGCGTTTTCTACGATTTCGAAGCGAAATATCATGCTAATACAACCCGTTATTTCTGCCCCTGTGGGCTCTCGGAGAAGCAAGAGCAAGACTTGCAGGCACTAGCTTTAGAAGCGTTTCAGGCCCTTGGGGCTAGCGGCTGGGGACGAGTGGATTTGCGCTGCGATGAGAAAGCACATCCCTATTTGCTTGAGATCAATACGGTGCCGGGTATGACGGATCATAGCTTAGTGCCGATGGCGGCCCAGGCTGCGGGTATTGAGTTCGATGAGATGGTTTTGCAGATATTGGCAAGTAGTTTGGAGCGGAGAATGTTCCAGGATGGCACGTAG
- the murB gene encoding UDP-N-acetylmuramate dehydrogenase, giving the protein MGGISAASVRGWLRHHVVMASHTSWRVGGPAQRLYRPADRDDLIAFLRFLPRNEPLLWLGLGSNLLVRDGGISGTVIAIAGVLNRIERRTDTTVWVEAGVSCAKLAKFCAREGLRGAEFLAGIPGTVGGALAMNAGAFGGTMWELVTAVEVAGIGGEHCRRLPQEYQVSYREVHGPEREWFLAAELRLTLGNSQVAQQQIRRLLRQRNGCQPIRQPCAGSVFRNPWNDKAGRLIEACGLKGASIGGARVSERHANFIVNTGNASAADVEHLIQWVAETVARQAGVSLVPEVHMVGEPA; this is encoded by the coding sequence ATGGGGGGGATAAGTGCCGCTTCAGTGCGGGGTTGGTTGCGGCACCATGTGGTTATGGCAAGCCATACCTCTTGGCGTGTTGGTGGGCCGGCCCAGCGCCTGTACCGCCCTGCGGATAGAGATGATTTGATAGCATTTCTTCGCTTTTTACCTAGAAATGAGCCGTTACTTTGGCTCGGGCTTGGCAGCAATTTACTAGTTCGAGATGGTGGAATTTCAGGTACGGTGATTGCTATTGCAGGAGTTTTGAATAGGATTGAGCGTCGTACCGACACCACGGTATGGGTTGAAGCGGGGGTGTCCTGTGCCAAATTAGCGAAGTTTTGTGCCCGTGAAGGATTGCGAGGGGCGGAGTTTCTGGCAGGCATTCCTGGGACGGTAGGGGGAGCGTTAGCCATGAACGCGGGTGCTTTTGGCGGCACCATGTGGGAGTTGGTAACGGCAGTGGAAGTGGCAGGAATAGGGGGTGAGCATTGCCGCCGTTTGCCTCAAGAATATCAAGTCAGCTATCGGGAAGTCCATGGGCCGGAACGGGAATGGTTTCTGGCGGCTGAATTGCGCCTAACGCTGGGGAATAGTCAAGTTGCACAGCAGCAGATTCGGCGATTACTGCGGCAGCGCAATGGTTGTCAGCCGATTCGCCAGCCCTGTGCTGGTTCAGTTTTTCGTAATCCCTGGAATGATAAGGCAGGACGGTTGATTGAAGCCTGTGGACTAAAAGGCGCCTCTATTGGTGGAGCGCGGGTCTCAGAAAGACATGCTAACTTTATTGTAAACACAGGTAATGCTTCTGCTGCCGATGTTGAGCATTTAATTCAATGGGTTGCTGAAACCGTAGCCCGGCAGGCAGGGGTAAGTTTGGTGCCGGAAGTCCACATGGTGGGAGAGCCGGCATGA